Genomic DNA from Fodinicurvata sp. EGI_FJ10296:
GGATGAGCCCGATTCCCGTTTTCCGATCCCGAGAGCCACCGCGCGAGGTCCCCGCTCAAGGCGGGGACGATCAGGAGGGTGAGGCGTCGGAGATCAGGCGCAAATTCGCGACCAGCCCCCTGACCGCTCCCGACATCGATCGGGAGCCCCGAGACGGATGAGCCCGGTTCCCGTTTTCCGATCCCGAGAGCCACCGCGCGAGGTCCCCGCTCATGGCGGGGACGATCAGGAGGGTGAGGCCGGGACGATTAGAAAATTGAGGCCCGAGAGTATCAGGGAGACGACAAAAGCGGCCGACTCCCGGTATCAGCCGCGAGACTGGCGGAGTTGCAGCGCGCGTTCCAGAATGGCGTTTTCAAGCTGGCGCGCGGTCTGCGGGTCGACGGGGGCGTCAGCCCAACCGCCGTTGGCGCGCACCTGACGCAGCGTGCCGACCGTGATCGCGTCCGACCGCAAGCTGCTGTCGAGGATGGCAACGTTCACGCGAATCCGCTCATTCGGGGTTTCGGGCCCGGAATACCAATCAGTGATCACGACGCCGCCGAACGGATCGGCCTGATCGATCGGCATGAACGAGACGGTATCCAGCGTCGCCTGCCAGAGATCGCTGTTGACGCCGATGGAGGCGGGACCGGCATTGCGCGACCGGCCCGGATCCGTGCTGAAGGTCAGGGCATCCCCGAACAGAAGCCCCCCCTCGTCACGCTCGATCTCTTCCGGTGTCCGGGTGTCGCCGCGGGGCGACATGTCCATGCCGCACGCCGTCAGAACGGGCAAAAGGCCGATCACGGCCAGGGCAGCGAGCAGTTTTCGGGTCATCGCGGGCAATCCCTCACCATCTCTTTGATGCATCGCCGGGACAATACGGAACAAGACGCCGCCACGCCACGGTTTTTCCGCCGGGGTGGGCCGGGGCGCCACTTCAATGCCCAGCCGATCAACAAGAACGCCCCTTGCCGGCTGGCAAGGGGCGTTCCTTCGATACAGTCCTCCGGATGCCGGTCTTGGGCAGGCAGTGGATCAGAAACTGAGACGCGTCGACACCAGGCCGACCCAGCCGGCATTGTCCAGGGACAGCGAGTCCTCGTTGCCCGCCGCCCGCCGCGTGGACGTCCAGTCGCTGCGGAAATGGGTCAGGTCGCTGAGAATGTCGAGACCCGGCGCGACGCTATAGGACCCACCCAGACCGACGACACGTTCACTGACCGTGAACGACGCGCCGTTGTCGGCGTCGCGGCTGACGCTGACTTTTTCTTCAGCATCGGCATAGTTGATACCAAAGCCCCAGGGTCCAACGGTGTATGTGGCACCGACGCTCCAGGTGCGGTCGGTCGACCCGCTCGGCTTGCCGGAATCCCGATTGTCGACATACTGCGCGCCAACCGTAAACCCGCCGACGCCCAGATTGGCACCCAGTTGAAAGGCGCTGAGGTTCTGGCTGGAAAATTCGAGATCGTTGACCGGATTGCCGTCCGCGTCGACGTCGTTGAGGTTGGTACCCGGCTGCCAGATGCGGAAGGTATCGCGTTCATTCGAAGTGCCGAACTCGTAACCGGCGCTGCCGGAAAGCGAAACGCCACTGAACTCGCCCTGATACTGCACGGCCGCCGACACGGCGTCCTGGAAGCCGTCTTCGTTGTTGCGGGCAATCGTCCAATCGTTGGAACCGGTCTGCGGCGTATAGGACAGACCCAGCGTCACGCCAGAATCGTCCAGCGCCGTGCCGGAGGTCAGATACGTAATGTTGGTACCGTCAGCCCCGGCCGTGCCGGTGTCGATGATGCCGGCGTTGAAGACATAATCGCCCCAGTTGCCGTCGAACCCGCCAGTGCCGGCCGAGGGGCTGCCGATGCCCAGTTCGTTGGCGGCGGCGTCCCAGTCGCCCATGCGCACGGTACCGAAGGCACCCGACAGGAAAAGCTGCGCAGACGCGTTGGTCTCGCCCTTCAGAATATTGTAGGAGCCGCCATAGGTCAGGCCGTTGTCCACCGTGTTCGACACACTGATCGTTACGTTGTCCGCGCGATTACGGAAGTCGCCGCTGCGCTCGGCGTCGGTGGCGGCAACTGATTCCGCGCCCGGATTGTAGTCGGCACCGGCGAATCCGTCGTCTTCATCCAGCGCTGCAGATAGGCCGGCACCTGTGATTTCGTCCAGGGACTCTTGCTTGTCCTGAACCGATCCGGGGGCGTCAAGGCCGAATGTATCCAGAAGATACGCGCCTTCAATCCCGGCACTGCCGGTGGCGCCGATGTCGTCGCTCATGGCCGCGCCGGCTTCGAAGTCGAGTTGGCCGCCGACGGAGACTTCCATCTGTGCCGCTGCCTGGTTCGCCGACAGGGCGACGGTGAGCAGGGCGGATGCCGCAAGCAAAGATTTTGTCACCTTGATTCCCTCACGCGTTGGTCGGACCAGAGTGGCACCGGCGTTGGGGTCGTTTCCGACCGAATTTATTCATTTATTTCTATTAAAACGGGAAATCCCGAGCCCACGCAGGGCGT
This window encodes:
- a CDS encoding porin, which translates into the protein MTKSLLAASALLTVALSANQAAAQMEVSVGGQLDFEAGAAMSDDIGATGSAGIEGAYLLDTFGLDAPGSVQDKQESLDEITGAGLSAALDEDDGFAGADYNPGAESVAATDAERSGDFRNRADNVTISVSNTVDNGLTYGGSYNILKGETNASAQLFLSGAFGTVRMGDWDAAANELGIGSPSAGTGGFDGNWGDYVFNAGIIDTGTAGADGTNITYLTSGTALDDSGVTLGLSYTPQTGSNDWTIARNNEDGFQDAVSAAVQYQGEFSGVSLSGSAGYEFGTSNERDTFRIWQPGTNLNDVDADGNPVNDLEFSSQNLSAFQLGANLGVGGFTVGAQYVDNRDSGKPSGSTDRTWSVGATYTVGPWGFGINYADAEEKVSVSRDADNGASFTVSERVVGLGGSYSVAPGLDILSDLTHFRSDWTSTRRAAGNEDSLSLDNAGWVGLVSTRLSF
- a CDS encoding DUF3576 domain-containing protein, giving the protein MTRKLLAALAVIGLLPVLTACGMDMSPRGDTRTPEEIERDEGGLLFGDALTFSTDPGRSRNAGPASIGVNSDLWQATLDTVSFMPIDQADPFGGVVITDWYSGPETPNERIRVNVAILDSSLRSDAITVGTLRQVRANGGWADAPVDPQTARQLENAILERALQLRQSRG